AGCCAAAAATTATTTTAGCAGATGAGCCGACTGGTAATTTAGACCCCAAAACCACAAATGAAGTATTTAATTTATTTTTAAAAGTAGCGAGAGAACAAAATACTGCAGTTATTATGGTAACACATAACCATGAGTTAGCACATAAAATGGATAAATTATATAAGCTAAAGCACGGATTATTAAATATAGCTTGATTTAAAGCTCAAAAATTCTAATAATTATGTAATATTCTTTAATAAAGGTTAGTAATAATGGCTGAGCCTATTATATTTACTCTTTTACTTGGCAATAAAGATCGGATATTAGAGAGAATAAACAATCAGAACCCACTGAATAAACTACCTATTATCCCGCTACAAGTTAATAAAGAAGTACATATATCCGATAAAGAACGTATTTTTTCAGAGATCTTAGAACAATCCCACAAAGAGGGCAAAATACCGATTTTTAACATTCAACTTAATAATAATGTAAGATCAATTTTTCAGGTACAAGATTTAATTAATGCACAAAATCTAAATATAAAAACTACTATTACTTTTGATCAATATAACTCATTAACTCAAAATCCTGAACTAAAAGCTTACTGGAAGCAAATTATGGAACAAGTTGATCATGTTTTTTTTGTCAATGAAGCGGATCAAAATTTAGCTATAAATGAAAATATTATAAATAAAGATAAAACCACTACAATTAAAGATACAAATATAGATTTAACATCGGTTTTTAATAATCTTATATATAATCAAGAAATTGACCAATTACTCTCTGAGACAATACCTGATAAAGCAAAATTAGATAAAATAATAAAAAATACTAAAAATCAAGGTGGTAGAGTAATTATAGAAGCTTGGCCTATTTCTGAAGACGAAGCAATAAACCTTATAACTGCTAAATTCGGTATTACCTCTGAAGATCAAATTTACGGACTAAAGCTTGAAATTAATGAAATCTTAAAAGATCAAAACAATGCTGCCGAAAATTTAAAAAAATATGTATCACAAATATCTCAACAATTTCAAAAAGATTTAGGTAGATCTGAAATAAATCCTATTGATTTTAATTTTAATATAGAAAAAATTATAAAAAATGGACCTGAGTATATAAAAAAAGAACACTTAACGTCATATCAACCTCCAAAAGAAAATCAAACGGAATCGCAAGGTTTGTTTAGAAGAATTTTTAACTATTTTAAAGATATAGTAATTAGTATTCTTTGCAAGAAAGAAAAACCTCAAACTCTAGTAACTTCAACCCTGCAACAAAAACTAATAGTAACACAAGAATTGCAAGCTGTTGCACCTTCTATAATTCAACTGGAGCAACAAGCTGCCGTTAGTAATACAAAAACATGGGCAGAATTAGGCATCACACAAAAAGTGTACGAGGAATCTCTGCAAGCAAAAAAGCAATTTTCTACACTGGTAGCAGAACAAAAAATACAAATACCTGAAAAAAAATCATCACCGATTATAAATACTGAAGCTCAAGTTGGTATTTCTAATATAGAAAATATAAAAAAACCTAATTATTTATACACTGAAGATGATATAAAAAATATATTAGAAGCAAATATAGATCAGAATAAATTCTCTATATTCCATCATGCCTCTTTAGAAGAACCGGCACTATTAAAAGATACTTTTCGTGCTGCACTTGAGGGTCTAATTGTAGATAATAAAAAGCCAATTATACCACTCAATACAGGACACAATCACTGGCTATTCATGATGGCTAGTAAAGATGATAAAGGTAATATAACCTTTATCTATAATGACCCTACCGGTCAGCCATTGGAAACTCGCCCAAGAGTGGTAGAATATATTAACGAAGTTTATTCCGATGTAAAAATAATAGATTTAAAAACAAAACAACAAGAAAATGCATACGATTGTGGAGTTTTCGTATGCAATAGTGCGATAAACCTATCTAAAGGGCAGAACATTCTAACTACTTTAGAATCTAAAGGACAAAGTATAAATTTAAGGGAGACTCAAGCTAATACATTATTAACACAACAACAAGCAAAGGCAATTAGACAAGCATTAAAAACAAATATAGGACAACAACTAAGTAATAAATTTCATAAGATGGTTAGTCAAAAAACGAATGATCAATCTAGACAACTCTAATAATAAAAAAACATTAGGCAAAATTTCTAATTACTAATATAATTATTCATAGTTAATTTATACTTTAACAAAGAATGACTACAATACTTGTGATTGTTATTATAATAATGATTGCTTTATCTGCTTTATTTGCTGCCACCGAAACTGCTATTACTGCCTCTTCTCCCGGTAAGATTCATAAGCTTAAAATCGCTGGTAATAAGCGTGCTAAAACAGTTTTAGAGGTTCTTAAGAAAAAAGAAAAAGTCATAGGAACTTTATTAATTGGTAATAGCTTAATCAATACTGTTTGTACCACTATTGCAACTACTCTCCTTATTAGCTTACTTGGAGATAATGGACCTATAGTTGCTTCTGGTGTTATGGCTTTTATAATTATTGTTTTTGCTGAAGTAGTACCGAAAGCAATAGCTGTTGCTAATGCTGAACAATTAGCATTAAAAATGGCTTCAACTATAATAATTTTTTTAAAGCTTTTCAAACCTATTAATATTGCTCTTGATTATATTACAAAAATATTTTGCTTTATATTTCGTATTAACTTAAAACCTCAAATCTCAGGCACTGAGGAAGTAAGGGGCGTAATTGAGCATTACCATCAAGAAGGCGGGGTTTATAAATCTGATCGTAATATGCTCGGCGGAATATTAGATATACGTAATATGACGGTATCGGAAATTATGACTCACAGGAGTAGTATTATAGCCCTTAATATCGATCTACCTCATGAAATAATAATTAAAACTTTATTATCAGGTGCTCATACACGTATACCTTTATGGCAAGATAATAGAGATAATATAATAGGGATTCTTAATTTAAAAGATTTGCTTAAAGCATTATATGAAAATAATAATGATATAAAAAAAGTTGATATTAATAAACTTCTAACCCCACCTTGGTTTATCCCTGAAAATGCACTTGTAGTAGACCAGTTACATGCATTTAGAGAACGTAATAATCATTTTGCTTGTGTTGTAGATGAATATGGTACTCTACTAGGTATTATTACTCTTGAAGACATTATAGAAGAAATCGTAGGACCTATTACTGATGAACATGATAGGCTTAATAATGAAATTATTAAAAAGTCTAATACTGAGTTCATTATAAAAGGAACTACGACTATTAGAGATATTAACCGAGAACTTGATTGGAATTTATCGGATGAGGATGTAAACACTATAGCAGGATTAATAATCCATAAAATTGCTAGGATTCCAAATCAAGGAGAAGTAATTAAAATATTTAATTTAAAGGTAATTATTTTAAAGAAAATTGCCAATAAGATTGATAGGGTAAAAATTACCGTATTACCTAATACTGAGGACACCATAAGCAGTGAGTGAAATCGGTAATTTTTTACTGCTAGCTACAATGTGCTTAAGTGGTGTATCAGTTGTCATACCGTGGCTCGACCACAGTATACAGAAAAAAATCAAAAAAGAGTGGATTCCACGATTTAATCTTGGGGTGACCACCATACTTCCTTTCTACATAGCTGCCTTATGTACGTTATTTGCTTTTTATACCCTAGTCTACGCTTTTATTATCTCTGACTTTTCACTACAAAATGTTTTCTTAAATTCTAGTACCTTAAAGCCGTTAATATACAAAATAGCCGGTAGTTGGGCAAGTCACGAAGGGTCGATGTTATTATGGTTTTCCTTATTACAAATCATTAGCTGTTGTTATATATTTTTACTTAAAGATAATTGGCTTAAATTTTTATCTATTATTATATTATCAGCTATACAATTATTTTTTAGTAGCTTTATTTATTTTACCTCAAATCCTTTTAACGTTTTTTCATTTAGAGCTAAAGAGGGACTTGGGCTAAACCCAATGCTACAAGATATTGCTCTTAGCATTCATCCACCATTACTTTATCTCGGCTATGTTAGTTACGTAGTGCCTTTTACTATTGCTACCGCAATGTTGCTTACTCCTGTCATACTACAACTTGATCGCGGTATCAAAAAAAAAATTAATAATATGGATACCGTGGTCAAGACATGCTATTACATAAATTATAGTACTTTATGTCTTCTTAAAAGATTTGCGGGCTGTGGTATTTTATTTACTACTATCGGAATTAGTCTTGGTTCTTGGTGGGCATATAGAGAACTTGGATGGGGTGGATTTTGGTTTTTTGACCCAGTAGAAAATATTTCGTTATTTCCTTGGTTATCTGGAATAATACTATATCATTCTATAATTGTAACAGTAAAAACTGACCGTATGCAAAGTTGGATGATAATTTTATCAATCGTTACTTTCTTATTGGTAATATTTAGCACCTTTTTAGTACGTTCTGGTTTTGTTACCTCAATTCACGCTTTTACATTCTCATCTGAGAGAGGACTATACCTACTTGGGATATTTTTAATTTTGAGTATTGGAAGTATAGGGTTATATAGTGTTACCCCGCGACTTGATCATAGCATCAAAAAAAAAATTAATAATGTGTATACTGGAGTCAAGACACGGTATGATAAAATACTCGGCATACTCTTAGGCAATATATTTTTCCTACTTAGCCTTATTGTGCTAATAACTGCCACACTTTATCCACCAATTTACTCTTTATTCAACGATAAACCTATTATTATTAGTAAAACATTTTTTATTAATAATTTTATTATATTCGTTATTCCTATTCTTTGTATCATAGGATTATTTACTACTAGAAGCTCTATTAAAAAACATATTATAATTCTAATATTATCCCTAATAATTACTTATTTAATATCATCAAAAATAACATTTAGTGTTATATCAATTTTAACTATAATTACATCTATATTTCTAATGCTTCATAATGTTCATCACCTTTTGATTAAAACTAATTATTTTAGAAATAGACTTAAAGCAAGTAACGCTAGTATGATCCTTGGGCATTTTGGTTTTGCACTGATTAGCTTTAGTATAACTATGAATTCATTATTACAAAGTGAAATGGATTTTACTGGAGAGGTAGGAACAAATAAAACATTTAATAAATTTAAAGTAACATTGCAAAATATTAAATTTGCTCAAGGTAAAAATTATTATAGACAAATTGCTGAATTTTGGGTTGAGGATAATAGCCGTAATATAACTATATTAAAGCCGGAAAATAGGCTTTATATAGTTGAAAATAGTTTATCACAAGAAAGCTATATATACTCTTATTTATCATATGATCTTTACGCGATTTTAAGCAAAATAGACGGTGATATAATTCATGCTAAAATATATTACAAGCCAATGATGAGCTTTATTTGGCTTGGAATTATTCTTACCGCTTCCGGCTTTTTTATTGCACTAATCAGAAAAAATTCTAGTTAATGTAAACATTTAATTTAAACCATGAAATTTAAACTTTTAAATTTTAGTACTATTTGGATGATCAACTCTAAATTTTTCTATCTGATTATTATGGAATTTTTTATAACAAAATATTCTTAGGTGAAATACAGTTAGGTTTAGCAGCTGCAATATACATATTGCTTATTTCATACACATTCTGCATATTTTCTCTATAGTTATTCCAATATATTTTGCAGCAGTAACATAAGCATCTACTGCCTCTTAATTTTATACTAGTGTATTCCCTTCAACAGCAAATGCTTTTGTCAAATCTATATCCGTTGAATAATAACCTCTTTATTATGTCTAATTGAATCGCTAGGAAAAATTGTCTTAGACTTTATTACTCATTTTCAGTAACTTAAATTTATTCTTTTGATCGTTTTTATCAAACCACATTACTAATTTTATTTTTTTGAGTTATATAAATCGGAAGAATTATCATATTATATTAATAAATTTACTCTAAAATTTTATGTATCCATATATCGTATTTTTTGTAATTATCTCAATATTTATCCGTTATAGTTTTAGCATTTCTAAAAATCCTCCTTTACTAAACTTTTAGGTATAGAAATATATTCTTTATTTCCTTTATTCCCATTTATTTGTAATATTTTTTCAGCTATAACATAATGCATTTCAAATATTGGATTAACTTCATTAGGTTTAATATTATGGATCAAAGCAAATTTAGAAAGCTGATAAATATATCCATCTAGACTACTATTAAATTCTTTGATTATTGAGTACTATCTTGTAATCTCTTAACACTAGGCTTTAATCCATATAATAACAGTTTTATATTTAGCTCTATCCTTAGAGGTTCCTATCTTTTCTTATATTCCTCTAAGTTTAAATCTTATACTTGATTTAATATTTGTGTCCATTGTACTAAGAGAATCAGATAACCTCCAAATTCTTGAGTCAAAAAATTGACTAATTCCAGCTCTTGGGAACAAACTGTATATTACCAATTAATAAAATCCTCTACTTTCTTATCCTTGACTATGTTCAAATTATCAAACACTAATAAACATTTATCTTTATTTAGTAGTAGATAAGGAATAAAATCTTTCATCATCACTGTTGCCATATCTTGCTGAAATCACTTGTACTTTTATCTTGGGATTAATAGCTTTGATAATCTGAGTAATTGCTGCTCCTGTTTAGATTACAATTAATAAATAAATTATTGTTATCTTTATTTTTACAAGCATACATCCTAGCAAGCTGCATTTTACCCATACCACTTACCTATACTACGCTAGACTGCTCATACTTTATTAAGATTTTGTTCTAGCACAACTAAATTAGATATTTGACCTTGAATAAATATACTTCTGCTTTGAGTGAGATTTACAGATATTCCATTGATTAAAACACAACCCCAGTTATCATACCATGACTTGACCACAGTATCCATAAAAATAACTTAAAGCATGTAGTATTTGAACTCAACCACGTCATCAAGTCATGGAATGTGACAAGGGTGGAATTGCTCCACGCAAGCAAACATTTTACAGGAATGAACATAAAACGATGTCATACAACAACACCCCTTCAGGGATACAAGCAATCACTAGAAATTCTTATAAGAATAAACAAAAATTGGAATATAGAATAAAACCCCCTTTTTTCAAAGAGGGCTTTTTTCTTAAGATAAGTTATAAACTTACAGAAGTAATTAGAAGTTTACACGAACTTTTAGAGTACCTTGATGTGCAGTATATTTACTTGCAATCTGAGAATCATAACCGATTTCATATTCCATCTTAGCATCAGGTCTCATACTTACACTTAAACCTAAATTATAAGATGTTTTATCGGCTCTATCAGACTGACTGATGAATGGAGTAACCTGTCCTTCTAACTGAGACTGAATTTTAGATAATTTACCATTTACTTTGTGAACCACAAAAGCATGAGCTTCTGGATATACTGCAAGATCACTAAAGTTCATAGTATTACCCATTACTTTCACACCTACTCTTAAATCAGTTCTATCGCTAAACTTGCTATTAACTTGCTTATTTGCAACTGTTGTACCGGTTTCTTTATAGTTTTCGTCAGAAGACTTCAAGTAGCTAAGTCCTACCATTGGAGTTATTAACATGCCTTCCATTGCATTGCAATCATAACCAACTGTTAAGTTAGCTCCGAATACCATGTTATCGTAATTACCGGCAGCAATTTGCTTACTCATCTTACCGTTAGAATCGAAGAAATAACGCTGACTTTTGTTCTTCACTGGGT
The sequence above is a segment of the Rickettsia sp. Oklahoma-10 genome. Coding sequences within it:
- a CDS encoding Ulp1 family isopeptidase, which encodes MAEPIIFTLLLGNKDRILERINNQNPLNKLPIIPLQVNKEVHISDKERIFSEILEQSHKEGKIPIFNIQLNNNVRSIFQVQDLINAQNLNIKTTITFDQYNSLTQNPELKAYWKQIMEQVDHVFFVNEADQNLAINENIINKDKTTTIKDTNIDLTSVFNNLIYNQEIDQLLSETIPDKAKLDKIIKNTKNQGGRVIIEAWPISEDEAINLITAKFGITSEDQIYGLKLEINEILKDQNNAAENLKKYVSQISQQFQKDLGRSEINPIDFNFNIEKIIKNGPEYIKKEHLTSYQPPKENQTESQGLFRRIFNYFKDIVISILCKKEKPQTLVTSTLQQKLIVTQELQAVAPSIIQLEQQAAVSNTKTWAELGITQKVYEESLQAKKQFSTLVAEQKIQIPEKKSSPIINTEAQVGISNIENIKKPNYLYTEDDIKNILEANIDQNKFSIFHHASLEEPALLKDTFRAALEGLIVDNKKPIIPLNTGHNHWLFMMASKDDKGNITFIYNDPTGQPLETRPRVVEYINEVYSDVKIIDLKTKQQENAYDCGVFVCNSAINLSKGQNILTTLESKGQSINLRETQANTLLTQQQAKAIRQALKTNIGQQLSNKFHKMVSQKTNDQSRQL
- a CDS encoding HlyC/CorC family transporter, which encodes MTTILVIVIIIMIALSALFAATETAITASSPGKIHKLKIAGNKRAKTVLEVLKKKEKVIGTLLIGNSLINTVCTTIATTLLISLLGDNGPIVASGVMAFIIIVFAEVVPKAIAVANAEQLALKMASTIIIFLKLFKPINIALDYITKIFCFIFRINLKPQISGTEEVRGVIEHYHQEGGVYKSDRNMLGGILDIRNMTVSEIMTHRSSIIALNIDLPHEIIIKTLLSGAHTRIPLWQDNRDNIIGILNLKDLLKALYENNNDIKKVDINKLLTPPWFIPENALVVDQLHAFRERNNHFACVVDEYGTLLGIITLEDIIEEIVGPITDEHDRLNNEIIKKSNTEFIIKGTTTIRDINRELDWNLSDEDVNTIAGLIIHKIARIPNQGEVIKIFNLKVIILKKIANKIDRVKITVLPNTEDTISSE
- a CDS encoding heme lyase CcmF/NrfE family subunit, whose product is MSEIGNFLLLATMCLSGVSVVIPWLDHSIQKKIKKEWIPRFNLGVTTILPFYIAALCTLFAFYTLVYAFIISDFSLQNVFLNSSTLKPLIYKIAGSWASHEGSMLLWFSLLQIISCCYIFLLKDNWLKFLSIIILSAIQLFFSSFIYFTSNPFNVFSFRAKEGLGLNPMLQDIALSIHPPLLYLGYVSYVVPFTIATAMLLTPVILQLDRGIKKKINNMDTVVKTCYYINYSTLCLLKRFAGCGILFTTIGISLGSWWAYRELGWGGFWFFDPVENISLFPWLSGIILYHSIIVTVKTDRMQSWMIILSIVTFLLVIFSTFLVRSGFVTSIHAFTFSSERGLYLLGIFLILSIGSIGLYSVTPRLDHSIKKKINNVYTGVKTRYDKILGILLGNIFFLLSLIVLITATLYPPIYSLFNDKPIIISKTFFINNFIIFVIPILCIIGLFTTRSSIKKHIIILILSLIITYLISSKITFSVISILTIITSIFLMLHNVHHLLIKTNYFRNRLKASNASMILGHFGFALISFSITMNSLLQSEMDFTGEVGTNKTFNKFKVTLQNIKFAQGKNYYRQIAEFWVEDNSRNITILKPENRLYIVENSLSQESYIYSYLSYDLYAILSKIDGDIIHAKIYYKPMMSFIWLGIILTASGFFIALIRKNSS